CTGAATTGTCTTCTGCAATTTATTTTCAGATATTTCTGCAATAACATTCTCTTAAGGTAagttacaaattattttgtaaaatatgtattttaataaataaaaacattttaaacagtaattttattagccgcttatctatatatatatataaatgaaatggtccatgtatgtaatgtcatcacgtgagaacggctggattgatttggctgatttttttttattcgattcgaaattttcaggagatggtttgtaaagaaaaaaaattcaaaaattccgggtaaaactcggaaattcttttttttttgtgagtccagtcaactgtaataaaaaagctccctaaagtatgcagtacaaatttagatattttatttgcaaataaataagaacaggctggtgtgcatgggttggagaaacttgaagaactgacattagtaaatgctaccgggcgaagccgggtaTGTCAACTAGTATGTTTATGTCAACTagtatgtttataaaaatcgaataatatAGTCCGATGTTTGTTCAGACTTTTGTGTGACTTGTCGTAACAATATCGTGAGTTTTATTAGACTTTCAATCAATCAATTAGACATgtttaaaatttctgaaaagtTTTCCGAATTTTCTCGGACAAAGAACAAAGATTTCTTGTCAACCACTAATATAAACTTTGTTAGATTGGCTATGAAATTGGCAAATTTTGCAGACTATCTGTTGGTAAGTTTTCTAAGCGAATTCGGCAAAACATGTTTAGTGGGTATTTACGTGAGCTCACACATCAATACATACCATACATTTGTATTCATTCATAtttgaatacatacatacatatttatttagataggctgtctgtctgtctatctctCGGTCAATtacaaactacatacatacgtacataaatATGCATGTCTTTAAGACATGCTTTGGGTGATTTTGATTACAAACCCATTACACTCAACAAAATATCATTGTTTAATTAACTAACTAAGTTTTGTTATGTGTGTTATAGATTTACTGTACTtttaaaacttgaaatttattttaaaatacatgttTAATGTCCAGTTATCATGAGGGTTTTATGAAGTAAAAATTATATGGTGTAGaaacataaatatgtacatacatacgatTGTATTCTAAAATATTGTCATTACACTTCTGCATTTGGCTCAATTGGAATAGTACATGTCTGCATTACTATAGTCATTTGCTTAAGCATACTCATCAAGGAGTTATTAAAGTCATTACTTGTAACTAGTTTTAGTGATACTAAAgtattaacatatttataagCGGTTGTGGTAAGTATTTGCCGCCAATGATAAAATAATCAGTTGAAAATCAATGAAAGTTTTGCTGAGAAACTGATCGAATTTCATccttgttcaaaaataaaataataataataaaaacatccTAGGAAAATTTTCGGAACTTGTTCTAAAGAAACTAGATCTAGAATGAGTGTTATCGGAACCACTTCACATTCTTAAATGCGAGCTTCGAAACTAGTGATGTCGCAATTACTTCTGAACTTCTATAGAGTTTTTAAGGATCTAAATAAATCTTTGGTTCCGGTTATACATATACTtggtatttatgtatattaaggaTCTCATGCAATGATCCATGAATGGATTTCATAATCTATTTATCATATTCTCGTTAAATATAAGTCTGCTAAGGCCACTTCtataaatgaacaaaataaataataactatTTCTCATTTGATTCTTGAAACTAGATCCAAGCTCAACAAAATCATTAAACAAATTAGAACGAGTACTGGCATTATATCTGTAAAACTAATAAACTAAAAtaggttttaaaaatgttgcaaaacATCCCCTGAAGAGAATGTAAATATGCTGCATGTTCAATATCTTAAGATTCAAATAagcatgtaaaatattttaaaaatatttaatcctGCTTGCATTTCACTATAATTGGTCATTAcgaattataaatataattcgttttaaaacaattttattactaTTAGTTTTACTAATATTACCACTGTAAGTTTTTTGAGTGTATTATTGGTCATAGATTTTTTTACTcgcaaatttacatatttatttcggCACAACATTGACATTGACTTTGACCGACTAACTCAaggaatgaaaacaaaaacattagtaGAGTTAAAGACCGAATTTTTACACATGCTACAAATGCATTACTACACTCTATACACATTCAAGACATGAATTATGGAACTATCAAAGGCCCCTTTACACAATCACAGAGtagtcttttatttttttaagttggaAAGACTATCGTATTAGTAAGGGTTTAGGAAACGTCAACTTTTCATTACAGACAACATTTTGCCTTTATTGCCGGGAAAACGGGacgttttaatataaaaggtGTTTTAAATAACCCATAATGTggatatttaaaacatattatggttggtgcaatatttatttcttacaatatacaaaaaaatcaatcgCAACCGATTAAAcaggttttaaacaaaatttaaaattagtcgCAACAATGCAGATACATTAAACGTATGAGACATGCGATCGATGCATTATGCTTTCATACCGTTTCATGTCGAATATCACGtctaactttaaaaataaatcgagGAACTAACTAACtagttagttattttaataaatttaaaataaaacaatagcaATACATaccaacaaacatacatacaaacatatgtacatttctaaaggtagggtcacacatgacaaatatttgacgaaaaagacatgaccactaaataaaatatacatatttgaattcatagatttttggtaattattccaactttatatacatacatacataatttgaaagtaaattttaattgggCTTATGTTCACAGAaaagtattcagtgatattctctgaattattacaaaaaaaattataataaaaaatgaactatttagttttattttatttgatgctgtttcatcttacaaaacacttgtagtggttacgctttttagagcatatatttgccatgtgtgaccctaccttaagtaaAGTAGTGGtatatctttttattttttttttcataacttGGTGCGTATTAGGGTGGCcattattcgagttttattttactcgaataaaagtttttaatttttttattgttagagTGATGATAAACGTAAGTAAATTTTGTCTAacttacaaaacatttaaagaaaTACATATGAATTTGGTTTCCAATGccaatggcattagaatttgccaattgtctaaattactttactttaaaatggtattatttgaattactgcagagtaattataataaatgaactCGAGCCAAATTAAAATGTGCTTCCAAATGATCgattcatttataaaatatcctcgattattcgaacaaataaaaaatattcgaataactttataaaatatattttaaaccggaatttttttgaaactgaattaatcgacaattattgatcaaataattgtttattctaaattgaaaaatgttattcattcaaatacaaaaatacattatttcctcgattattcgaataatttaatatacatgTTAGACCGACTCGtagaagaaaatatttatgttaatcaagatatttatgttttcaagattatttgaatagaagaaaataataaaatgttactatgtgaaagtatttagatcatattacattttaaagacaaaaataatagtttaatctgattatatttaattttttaatgttttagatatgtttttgacaaaatttgcggcgaaaactagcttccaattagcttgtagtatgaaatgaatttgactctgatttttattttgctattgtcaaattgtttattgaaaccgaatgtatattttctattattttttttagttttttttatacatacatatgtatatttacggaatatatattgttttattttttttaaaaaaaaagagaagtaacactcaggcaattaatatgcctatatataaatgtgttactttctttggaaagggattaaaacaacccataacgcctctcacgattcgaatattttcgcatattttcaCATGTACCTCAAATATTCGCTCAATATTTGGAAAGAACTACTAACtaataaaatatcttaaaatatagtaccctctgaatgaaacataaagaccaaattatttttcagatacacttgtttttgcaaaatctattccctctataggcgtacaaatgtcacgtacgatgatatggaattgcccatatgaaaTCATAGTGATTTTTTGCGATAGGTCCGACTGCTTGCGTTCTTGttgattaattaaataaaacattaaagatATATTACCGATTAAttcattaaacaataaaaacaattatgttttttttttattcgatcaaAATAAAAGGtcgattaaaatttactagCCTAGTATCGAGTTATTAACAGTATTCATATATTCTAATTATCTCAGCcatgaatttgcaaaaaaaaaaatgtttattattacctttttttttctttttaaatattaatttaactcaaacaaaagaaatataaaaataaaaatattataaaatttgtataaatcagTGTGTGTCTGtataaaatagtaacaaaattatGTCGAAAAGAGTCAGTGGgtcaaaaacaaaactaacCTAGAGCACAAATAAAtgctggcaaaaaaaaaaacataagaatTCATGCATAAATTGCAAATTTGACTTGAACTGACTTCGGTACTTACTATGTATACATTCATCAGGGtgctaatatacataaatatatactatacatattttttcgtgTGTATGCAGGGGGGCACAGAATGTATGCgattagtttttattgtttatcaaATAACTGTGTATCTTGTGatgtcccagcagttctaggagacagtaccgagctagtgattttacccatcatttagaaTGGGAGCTAGTTatttcaatagccacgtgactacttattttaacacgggcatgtcctaagcagcGGGTCAATTGtatctttttgattacaatgagactgtctaatagctggttcAAAGTGGGCTAACAAGGTAacgtcagttaccttgctagctttgtaactggttacttgatcagctacttgactagttattttgacccttttgattacaatgtgactatctgatagctgatcgaatgtagtcaacgcttctgatgggtaaaataaagtgcagtacaaaaaaaagtttgaagtgacttcaccataggttactaagagacactaaagtgactattgacttcatgatatgttacatgggataccagatacttaagcaaaaatagaaataaactgtatgagaattatatcaacacaatttgtataaaaccatttgttcgaattactcacaaaacgtttaaagtgactacactccagattacttagagacacttaagtgtcaattgtctccACGCTagattatttgtatataaagtaaccaattgtcttctctctgcactacaaagtgcacacacgtgtcaaatttttgacaattactgtctttaagggatacattgactacttgcttaactgctggggtgCTATTAAATAAACTATACATTAACGCATTTATCGGATAcattgtatatatgtacatatgtatgtagatacttATTTACATGTATAATATACATGTGTATGTGTACAtatgaatatacatatgtatgtatttaagtaCCAAACTGACAACCTCTTGGCCTAAAGTTTAGATCAAAAAACGTCATTGACCCTCTTCATGATAAACAACGTTAGTAATGTTGTGTTGTGTAGATGGGTACATGACTCAATGTTAGGCCAGTTGTCTGGCTAACTGTACGTTTGGTTTGTTTGTCTTTCTGTCTGATTGGTTAAATAGCAAAAGGTATATAAGACGCTTGCTTCCTCATTTATTAActgtttttacttgttttatgttttaTCGATTTCATTTCCTGTCCATCATTTCATCCAAACAAACGCAAATAAACAGACATATTCTTCGCGAAATGTTTACTTTTATAGTTCAAAACAAGGCGTATTTAGTATAAGGTGGTCTACAGCtgactattatttttttcttcacttgTGCAGAGGCTCGAACTCTGCAAACCACAAACATTGAAAAATTGACAAAtgtcatttgttgcatatctgTGATAATAtctgatatacatattatatcagagattttattttatgatatctGTTCAGATTGAAAAGCATTCCTTTTATAATGGAAAGAAGTAAAATGCATTCAAGCTATAGTCGGACAGTTGACCACTATTGTTGCGATGGAAGTAAGATTAGAAAGTGGTAAAAACTCTTATATTCCAAAATACTGTtccgattgcaaaatgatgtgCAAACAAATCGTACAGGAAAACATAAACTTTCAGAAAATTAGATTTGTGACACCCCTATTAGAATACAAGGTTTGCAAATACGGActgatattaaatttatatatataatattaaaaacttgACTTTATTTAGCGTTTCGTAAATAtctttcgtaatttttttccaaaaactttattttatatctaataaatcccaaataatagaaaattatatatgtgggtcgatttttttcacaaaaaatcgtatagcagaaacgcattctatggaaaattctatgaaaatttccccaagaaaccataggtctaaaatcaaatcctatcttgcgcatttcgtcttttatccaatgatatttcaatataatttttttttttaatagttttttttattggataatagATAAaagaaatgcgcaagataggatttgattttagacctatggtttcttgaagaaactttcttagaattttccgtagattgcgtttctgctttatgattttttactttttgatcatccatacaaatcgacccggcctaatgtacataaagACACGAGACACTACATGTACAGAatcccaataaagtctacatacaggaattcaaattaaatttctttcattgaaagctgtatttgtaaattaaaagtatgtaatatatttgttaaaaaaataaattcttactaaaaaaaaaataaaacaacatcacCTAAGTcaggtttagcaacatttcctatcatgtccaaaatttcaccgttattagaattattggcgcatattcataaacgatcatcaagtgttaaaaatataaaattgtaatagcaattaacaaaataaataatttaattattattttcattattagaaaaaagaaaaagtgctagCAAGTGGGACCAGTGCAGCGAGCGCGCGTTAATAGAGGTATGGGCTGACAGCTGACATTGACAAACactcgataaaaattagagatgagACTGATTTGTTCGTAATTCGTAAGgaaattcaaactgaattacgtacgaacaaggtaattcgcacttgaaattttgtatggcgaaccatgtaattcagttcgtaattgggggttgaatgacgaatgagagcgtgaatgacgaataagaattgtgaataagatctacaactatctatgaactattttttagtttctgttttactacaccatttttcattgaaatttagaaaattccaagtgaaattgagaatttccattttaacccctccgttagtcgcaatcattttcaatcgagactagtcacAATGTATCAAactgatatcaataaaaaaagccGCGTTTGCAAATAATctctttaataactttaaaaatgtttgaccaatttttgtcatttatatctcaatagaacgacaattacgtacacatttcgattcttttaaattaaattgcaaaagtaattacttaataaaaactgaaaaaaatgcatttttaccCCTTTACTAAATCGAAAGTctgcacgggttgcccttcttatattttaggtcattacgaatgTTTTCAgtgggtaccgtttcaacatttcaaaaaatttaattctaagggacactctaatatatacagtattggtcataactaaagcaccccctcaatggattttttcaaataataatttttttgataaaaacggccTTTTtggtatgtatttttatattttattaactaatattgttaatgttcatttagtaaaatataattttattaaaaattaatttaaaatgataaatcatataaaaactcaaaacgcaacggacaaaacaaaagcaccctcttataatatgtttaaaaatttgactcggtactgcatatttgcaatgtgaattatcgggaatcacaatgaatggacataaaaatgccaaaagataaaaatataggaagacgtagtgtgcaaaatttaagttttatacattttattgtgaaaaaacaatgataaggaacaagtactccagtaaatttaaaattaaagttattgaagactggaagacgggcttatcactacatgaatttagtaaaaaatattcaattaacagatcagttatttccaggctcgtttcaaaattttttaagactgaTCGCATATCACAGGTGCATTCTGGAGGTCGTTCGAgaaaaaaacacgatattatgattcctttatcaaaagagcaatacaaaaagatcaCAGCATCAGTTATTCAAGtatgaacaaatttaagattatgcgttagcgaaagaacaatccgtagaaTCTTCTTCAATGAACGCTCAAACGAGACTGAATGAGTTTTTAATACGTGTGAGTACGTTGTTGTAAATTTAGTAACGGCCGAAAAGCACGCGTGCATAGGTAATGCCTAGCTctgatttaaatgatttgttaatcacttcaaattgacatgattaaatcttaatcacttcattaatcacgtagaatcaactgaacatacctcaaactgatgatgatgtagcatcggccaccttttagtgtagtaccgataaataaattttgacagaagttttttttccttaaaaaaacttaaataattcatcgatgttcacaatttcataattaaaaagtttaaaataatctgctgatatctttaataaagtatttatttccatatttaatgccttgttgttttttatttgtcaacttaatcattttagtgtcaacttaatcatctcaaatgtaatgtgaacggcattgattaacttaatcaaaattttggttaaacgcgtttaaaagccCAAATGTGAACATAGCATAAGTTTCCTTTATTgggaaaatacaattttcaataggtTTTTAACCCATTGTGCTgcggaaatttttttcatactgGTACACATACAGCTATCTGGCATCACTCACTTTATTATCTTATATTTCAGTATTGCCagttaagaaaatataattgaatacCACCCAGTTCAAacttgggggttacacgatcaagttttccCTTCTATgttttaatacactcacactttttactaatacactcacacttttaagaattgaaacgaaATTGTATTCAATTtctcaagaaaacagctgattaaattttttgttcaatttgtactaaaattgttttcaagttgcgtgcAGCCTACGTCACagctttcaatttttataaattttgacaaacggTATATGTAAAAGACcatcaagaaaaacttgatcgtgtgacTGCAGtgtaacataaaaatttaaattgggtatttttgggaataaaaaaattgggatgAGGACTAGAAACTGGCAACACAGATTCTATTATTCTTTCTTTCTTATCTCTCTTATTCTTATTGAATGCAGCTGTCAAATTAGACAAAAAATGTCTTTGTTGTTTTGGTTAGTGGATAAGAacgataaacaaacaaacagagcTGAAAGAAGGGAACTGAATTTAAATtacaactaaatattttttgtttcgagCTCTTTGGTCGCAtccatgtttattatttaaaagtcAAAGTGTTGACAAAAAGTCAAATGTCCCAATAATATGACAGTAAGGGGTATAGAAGCCATTAAACTGTATATGCCACCAACCACTGGAAAATTAGATGCTAATGTTAAGGAAGAAAAAGATACGAGTATAACACTGGATGATAAAAATTCACTTGAAACAATAACCATGACATCTGTGGAACGTTATAGGTAATTGGATTCGTTGCACATttgcatacatatatgtacatacaaacgtacatatgtatgtacgtgtaTGGATGTATTGAATTCATAAAAGTTACTGATACTAGTAATAAGTGATTGATTATTAAAGTCATTGATTGTTTATCAATTTTAGACAAGAGTGGCAACAGCTGCTAAAGACTCTGGAAGATAAACCTGAGTCAATAAGGGATTTGGCGTTCGAAGgtcatttgaaaatttcaaagtttCGCAGCGTCCATTGGTCCTTACTGTTGAGGGTTTTAAATGAAGACCATCGCACTTGGTGTCTGCAGCGGGAACAGCAGCGCAAATggtaaacataaatatgtagTGCATAGCTACACTGAAAACATTAGAGTtgtattgagttttattttaattgcagttatgaaaaattaaaacaagaatTTGCCAAAAATCCACACCAGTTGGACGGTAATTTGACAAATGAGAATGACGACCCCTTATCGCAGTCGTCGCAGGTAAGTTAATAACTCAATAATCGATTAATCTatctataattttacaatacGATTGCGTGTGTGCTTGTATTTATTGTCTTGTTATAGAGTGTCTGGAATCAATACTTTAGCGATCAAGAGTTATTTGCCGTTATCAGACAAGATGTTGTACGAACATTCCCCGGTGTAGATTTCTTTCGTAAACCTCTAGTGCAAAATTCCATGGTAATTGTTAAAATCTTTTCGATTACACTTCTGAGTTCATATTTTGTAATCTTTTACTAgtgtaacattttattttattatgcacGAGAACACCCCTACATGTGTTATCGCCAGGGTATGCATGAGATATTGGCACCAGTTATCTTTGTCATGTACGGTGATCATCAATCCTTGCTGCATTTCAGAGAAATCGCCAAGGACATAGAAATTGAGTAAGATAGCTTTTGTTGCTGTTTGATATTGAGCACTATGTATAATACACTTCTCATAATTTTTCAGCAACACACTTTTGAATGTTCTGAATCCCTCTTATTTGGAAGCCGATTCctagtaaatataaataatattcataactggcagaaacatatttttattttttattttatcttagttttatattttcccGTATAATGGCTTCAATTGAATCGTACTATCGTGTTAGTAATAACTTGCCAACTAATCTAAATAGTGGCAATGGTATGATGGCCACTACCAAAATTGAGGTATGATGTAGACATGTTAAActtaagtaatttttaaaaactgcatattatttttatctttatatAGAATAACCCCAACTACAGTTCCGAAGTCGAAGTAGTCGGTCAATTGAATTTAATACGTGATAAAATATTAGCCAAAGAAGATTTGCATTTGCACAATTATCTAATGAAACTAGATATACCTTTGCATATATTTGGAATGTATGTGACTGTAGTACAACATATcacacacccagttcaaaagtgacacaaatcaatattttattatttcagtaATCGAACAATAATATATTGTGCATAGTTAAGCATTAaccataaaaattaattttgagttgagtgacttttgaactgggtgtgtgATATATTATAGTTCTATTGAAGTTTAACATAcacttttgtaattttagtcGTTGGTTACGTTTGTTGTTTGGACGAGAGTTTGCTTTATTAGACTTACTGGTGCTGTGGGATGCGATATTTGCCGATAGTGATCGCTTCGATTTGCCTAATTACATTGTTGTGGCAATGTTAATACGAATAAGAGataaatgtaaatcaatgttTGAAATTATCTTGAGAAATTCCAACTTGAGTACAATTATTTTGATATaattatcattttattttagtattacTTAGTGACTATACAACATGCCTAACTTATTTGATGCGTTATCCAACAAATGTGGACATCAGTTTAATACTAAGACATGCTCTATATATGCAAATGCCTAAGGTATGAGGTTACTCAAATTGCTTTAGAATTTATTAAGAACATAATATTTATTTCGAACAGAAATATGATCGTCCAACCAATGCTTTCGTATACTTCACCATGCCACCTGTAAATAGACGCAATCAAGCGATAGACAATGGTGAGAACGCTAATAAAACACCCAATGGCTTGTCCAATATAGACCTAACGCATCGAACACGATCCACTTCCTTGGGAGATAATGCTGCACGCATGGAAAGACAAATAACTTTGATGCAAACCCGCAATGCAGCCGACGAAGCATTGATGGCAAGACTCAAGCAGGCATCCGAAGAAAATCGTTTGGCTATGGATGGTTATAAGGATAATGTATTTGATACATATTGAATTTGATATTGTCATGTAGTCTAC
The nucleotide sequence above comes from Calliphora vicina chromosome 1, idCalVici1.1, whole genome shotgun sequence. Encoded proteins:
- the TBC1D5 gene encoding TBC1 domain family member 5 → MTVRGIEAIKLYMPPTTGKLDANVKEEKDTSITLDDKNSLETITMTSVERYRQEWQQLLKTLEDKPESIRDLAFEGHLKISKFRSVHWSLLLRVLNEDHRTWCLQREQQRKCYEKLKQEFAKNPHQLDGNLTNENDDPLSQSSQSVWNQYFSDQELFAVIRQDVVRTFPGVDFFRKPLVQNSMCNILFYYAREHPYMCYRQGMHEILAPVIFVMYGDHQSLLHFREIAKDIEIDNTLLNVLNPSYLEADSYFIFSRIMASIESYYRVSNNLPTNLNSGNGMMATTKIENNPNYSSEVEVVGQLNLIRDKILAKEDLHLHNYLMKLDIPLHIFGIRWLRLLFGREFALLDLLVLWDAIFADSDRFDLPNYIVVAMLIRIRDKLLLSDYTTCLTYLMRYPTNVDISLILRHALYMQMPKKYDRPTNAFVYFTMPPVNRRNQAIDNGENANKTPNGLSNIDLTHRTRSTSLGDNAARMERQITLMQTRNAADEALMARLKQASEENRLAMDGYKDNNPELVRLELKNAQTVITVAHSKLQTYLNSIRHHIPKQTSPEVVNALDGIEELCQFLDVKFMFPLHSRSGPIDQALEANEQQLRNQKQKTEIPNKSLKPDLNPLLDSERSNASASAFHGGNDVGDEHVCSYEKPDIGFMLQSTRLLGNTKEIELIPIVSDEKIIDPLVANRAKNSLGLPVADPTSFNS